The Sagittula stellata E-37 sequence CTCCTCGGCGGTCTCGGATGTGGCTGAGGGTATCTACGACACGCAGCACGGCATGAGCGGACGCAAGGACGAGATCGGCGGCATTGCCCGTAACCTTGACAGTCTGCTGGAGGTGTTGCGCGCCGGACGTGCCGCAGAGGAAAGCCGCGCGGAAAAGATGGCGTCGCAGATCCGGGTCGTGGAAGAACTGGGGCAGGCGCTGGACAGCCTCGCCCACGGGATGCTGCACCGCCGGATAGAGATGGAATTCCCCAAAGAATACACGTCTCTGCGCGACAATTACAATCGCGCGGTCGACCGGCTGCGCGAGGTTGTGGAAGAGGTGAAGGAGGGCGCCCAAAGCATTCTGGGAAGCTCTGACCGGATCGCCTCCGCCTCGGGCGAACTGTCGCGCCGGACAGAGACACAGGCCGCGACCCTCGAGCAAAGCGCCGCCGCGATGGAGGAGATGCTGAACAGCGTGCGATCCGCGGCGAAGAACGCCTCGGACGCCAATGCGACCGCGCACAGCACCCGCGAGATCGCCGAACGCAATGGCGAAGTGATGAAATCCGCGGTCGGCGCCATGGGCGAGATCGAGAAGAGTTCCGGCAAGATTTCGGAGATCACCACCGTCATCGACGACATTGCCTTCCAGACCAACCTCCTTGCCCTGAACGCGGGAGTGGAGGCCGCGCGGGCCGGGGAAGCGGGCAAGGGCTTTGCCGTGGTGGCCTCAGAGGTGCAGGGCCTTGCTCAGCGAAGCGCGGAAGCCGCCCAGCAGATCAAGGACCTGATCCAGGGATCCGGCGAACGTGTCCGCGACGGCGTGCGGCTGGTGGAGGCGGCGGGCACCGCCCTGCAGGACGTCCTCGACAAGGTGGCCGACATGTCCCGCATGGTGGAGGGGATCGCCTCCAGCGCCGACGATCAGGCGCAGGGCCTGAACGAGATCAACACCGGCATCGCCAATCTTGATCGCGTGACCCAGCAGAACGCCGCGATGGTCGAGCAGTCGACTGCCGCCGCGCGGATGCTGAACAGCGACGCCGACAGCCTTAACGACCTCGTCTCGCGGTTCGCGACCCGGCCGGAGGAGCCCGTCGAGACGAAAACCGGCAAGGCCGCCTGACGGGGCCGTGCCGCCAGCACTTAAAAAAGAGGGCTGCGTTCTTGCCGCAGGGCAGGGGATCAACGCGCGCAACCGCCGTGACGGGCGCCGTGGCGGGAGGTTATCCGATCGCCTGCGGTCACAGACCCCGTTTGTCGAGGGCTTCGGCGACATCCGCACGGACGCGGTCCACCGCCGCCTCCTTCACCGGCCCAAAGCCACGGATCTCCATGACCATGGCTGCAATCTCCGCCGCGTCTTCGACTGTATCGGGGCCGAGCCCGGCGATCAGCCGGTCCAGAAGCGCCGTGTATTCGCCGATCAGGGCGCGCTCCATGCGCCGTTCGCGCGTATGGCCGAAGGGGTCGAGCGCCGTGCCACGCAAGCGTTTCATGCGCGCCAACTGGCGGAACACGGGCCCGATCCACGGTCCGAAACTGCGCTTGAGCGGGCGTCCCCGGGCATCCTTGCCCGGCAGCATGGGCGGCGCGAGGTGGTGCTTTACGACAAGGTCGCCGTCGAAACGGTCCTTCAGCCCCTCGGCAAATCCCGTCTGGCTGTGCAGGCGGGCGACTTCATATTCGTCCTTGTAGGACATGAGCTTGAAAAGCCCCTTCAGCGCGGCCTCCGTCAACGGGCCGGGCGCGCCGCAGGCGGCGGTCTCTGCGGCGCGCACCCGGTCGATCACGCCGCGATACCGATTGGCCCAGGCGGCATTCTGATAGTCCGTCAGGAAGGCCGCACGGCGG is a genomic window containing:
- a CDS encoding methyl-accepting chemotaxis protein; the encoded protein is MSEQQASDGRQAGARHSIFVRCAAIMALTTVVVAGVLSVNAMRLLERMAVAEVNVQGERAAVKAAEDLAKPLRFNVADKIGELATQAFESVGDSAGAAVVFGAEGDMVVEIGIQDDQAALSELVADVLESGTVSTADGGRVRAVPIMAGADGPVIGVFGLTVSYDAKMQEVWTLARWMFVLAAVTFVVMMSLTLYLLSRALGRPLKALSSAVSDVAEGIYDTQHGMSGRKDEIGGIARNLDSLLEVLRAGRAAEESRAEKMASQIRVVEELGQALDSLAHGMLHRRIEMEFPKEYTSLRDNYNRAVDRLREVVEEVKEGAQSILGSSDRIASASGELSRRTETQAATLEQSAAAMEEMLNSVRSAAKNASDANATAHSTREIAERNGEVMKSAVGAMGEIEKSSGKISEITTVIDDIAFQTNLLALNAGVEAARAGEAGKGFAVVASEVQGLAQRSAEAAQQIKDLIQGSGERVRDGVRLVEAAGTALQDVLDKVADMSRMVEGIASSADDQAQGLNEINTGIANLDRVTQQNAAMVEQSTAAARMLNSDADSLNDLVSRFATRPEEPVETKTGKAA